The following are encoded in a window of Ictalurus punctatus breed USDA103 chromosome 13, Coco_2.0, whole genome shotgun sequence genomic DNA:
- the LOC108273452 gene encoding somatostatin receptor type 5 gives MATSEALQMFLGNDSAVDLNSKTIHSFDVSQSINGFSVTMAILHLAVCITGLGGNSLVIIAILKLDKMASATTVYIFNLALADGLFMVGLPFVAFQNFQNQWIFGDLACKLVMVLDGINQFTSVFCLTVMSVDRYMALVDPLRFARWRTPKRAKIISAFLWLLSLIPVLPMALHFTVQYGLCMADMFVGKWWMTFLTYTFVLGFVLPFLVMIIFYTTLVMTLRSSRQYDRSFSSSEESQRLEKQVTKMVVAVVVVFGICWLPFYIFNFCSLSGTNVTLTFARGFEIAVLLSYSWSCANPILYACLSETFSRYFRTLLCPCINPVRIHCNRDTEAYDLHHTNGQDVSVLT, from the coding sequence ATGGCAACATCAGAGGCTTTACAAATGTTTTTGGGCAATGACTCAGCTGTGGATTTAAACAGCAAGACAATTCATAGTTTTGACGTTTCACAGAGCATTAATGGCTTTAGTGTGACCATGGCTATCCTCCATCTAGCTGTATGCATCACGGGACTGGGAGGAAACTCATTGGTCATCATTGCCATCCTCAAGCTGGACAAAATGGCATCTGCCACAACTGTGTACATTTTCAACCTTGCTTTGGCAGATGGACTGTTTATGGTGGGGCTCCCATTTGTGGCTTTCCAGAACTTCCAGAACCAATGGATCTTTGGTGATTTGGCCTGCAAGCTGGTCATGGTGCTGGATGGAATCAACCAGTTTACCAGCGTGTTCTGCCTTACAGTGATGAGCGTGGACCGCTACATGGCACTAGTGGACCCCCTTCGCTTTGCACGCTGGAGAACTCCAAAGCGGGCCAAAATAATCTCTGCCTTTCTGTGGCTCCTCTCCTTGATTCCTGTCTTGCCCATGGCTCTCCACTTCACTGTGCAGTATGGCCTTTGTATGGCTGATATGTTTGTGGGCAAATGGTGGATGACATTCCTCACATACACGTTTGTGCTGGGTTTTGTCCTCCCCTTCCTGGTGATGATCATCTTCTACACAACTCTGGTGATGACTCTGAGGAGCTCCAGGCAATATGACAGAAGTTTTTCCTCCTCAGAGGAGAGCCAGAGATTGGAGAAGCAGGTTACCAAGATGGTGGTAGCTGTGGTTGTTGTCTTCGGGATATGCTGGCTGCCTTTCTACATCTTCAACTTCTGTTCACTGTCTGGTACAAATGTAACACTCACCTTTGCACGAGGCTTTGAGATTGCAGTACTCTTGTCCTATTCATGGAGCTGCGCTAATCCGATCCTGTATGCTTGTCTATCAGAGACCTTCAGCAGGTACTTCCGCACTTTACTCTGCCCCTGCATAAACCCTGTCAGGATACACTGCaacagagacacagaggccTATGACCTGCATCACACAAATGGGCAGGATGTAAGTGTGCTAACctaa